The proteins below are encoded in one region of Geoalkalibacter ferrihydriticus DSM 17813:
- the clpA gene encoding ATP-dependent Clp protease ATP-binding subunit ClpA: MFNQDVQIAFSLAVREAQRRHHEYLTTEHILFAILFEEEGQRMIHACGGDVAELKNMLEDFFAHQLETLPSEEDFIPEQTIGLQRLLQRTVVHMHSSGKKEIGLGDVLAAILEEKNSHAAAYLEAQGVSRLDLLNFVSHGVAKYPEPEKSPPPTREESPAKAAPNRDPLSAFTVDLVERARQGKIDPLIGRALELERTIQVLCRRRKNNPIYVGDSGVGKTAIAEGLARRIFEDSVPEMLKEFKIYALDMGSLLAGTKFRGDFEERLKAVINALAKVPKAALFIDEIHTIVGAGATSGSSMDASNILKPVLASGDLRCIGSTTFEEYKNLFDKDRALSRRFQKIDILEPSVDETIEIIQGLKRYYEDYHGVTYTDEAVEAAARLAAKHINYRHLPDKAIDVIDEVGAALKLQPQLKQTVTVAEVEATVAKIARIPARNVSTSDRRRLKTLERDLKRVVFGQDDAIDTLSRAIRRARAGLGHPEKPVGSFLFTGPTGVGKTEVAKQLAAQLGVEFLRFDMSEYMEKHSVSRLIGAPPGYVGFDQGGLLTDAVVKNPYAVLLLDEIEKAHPDLFNILLQVMDHGSLTDNNGKKADFRNVALIMTSNVGAREMSANPIGFGERAMGAPRQAVEKHFSPEFRNRLDAVISFHSLDLPIIEKVVDKFVGELQDRLKERNVRLTLSPKARTHLARRGYDPVFGARPLGRLIQAEISDIIADEILFGRLSKGGRLSVGLKNERLTFSYS, from the coding sequence ATGTTTAATCAGGATGTACAAATCGCTTTCAGTCTGGCGGTGCGCGAAGCGCAGCGCCGTCATCACGAATATCTGACCACCGAGCACATCCTTTTCGCGATTCTGTTCGAAGAAGAAGGCCAGAGGATGATTCACGCCTGCGGCGGCGACGTGGCCGAGCTCAAAAACATGCTCGAGGATTTTTTTGCCCATCAACTCGAGACCCTGCCCAGCGAGGAGGATTTCATTCCTGAGCAGACCATCGGCCTGCAGCGGTTGCTGCAGCGCACCGTGGTGCACATGCACTCTTCAGGGAAGAAAGAGATCGGTCTGGGCGATGTGCTCGCCGCGATTCTCGAGGAGAAGAATTCTCATGCCGCTGCTTACCTTGAAGCCCAGGGCGTGTCGCGCCTCGATCTACTCAATTTTGTCTCGCACGGCGTGGCCAAATATCCCGAACCGGAAAAGAGCCCGCCGCCGACTCGCGAAGAGTCCCCGGCCAAGGCCGCGCCTAATCGTGATCCCCTGAGCGCCTTTACCGTCGATCTGGTCGAACGGGCTCGCCAGGGCAAGATCGACCCCCTCATCGGTCGGGCTCTGGAATTGGAGCGCACCATTCAGGTGTTATGCCGACGGCGCAAGAACAACCCCATCTACGTCGGTGATTCAGGGGTCGGCAAAACGGCCATCGCCGAAGGTCTGGCGCGGCGCATCTTCGAAGATTCGGTGCCGGAGATGCTTAAAGAATTCAAGATTTACGCCTTGGATATGGGGTCCCTGCTGGCGGGAACCAAGTTCCGCGGTGATTTTGAGGAGCGGCTCAAGGCGGTGATCAACGCCCTGGCCAAGGTGCCCAAGGCGGCCCTGTTCATCGACGAGATTCATACCATCGTCGGCGCCGGCGCGACCAGCGGCAGCTCCATGGATGCGTCCAACATCCTCAAGCCGGTGTTGGCTTCGGGCGACCTGCGCTGCATCGGCTCGACCACTTTTGAGGAATACAAGAATCTGTTCGATAAGGACCGCGCGCTCTCGCGGCGCTTTCAGAAGATCGATATTCTTGAGCCTTCGGTGGACGAAACCATCGAGATTATTCAGGGGCTTAAACGCTATTACGAAGACTACCACGGCGTGACTTACACGGATGAGGCTGTTGAGGCAGCGGCGCGATTGGCGGCCAAGCACATCAACTATCGTCACCTGCCCGACAAAGCCATCGATGTTATCGACGAGGTGGGCGCGGCGCTCAAGCTGCAACCTCAGCTCAAGCAGACCGTGACGGTCGCCGAGGTCGAGGCGACGGTGGCCAAGATTGCGCGCATTCCCGCGCGCAATGTATCAACTTCCGACCGACGGCGGCTCAAAACTCTGGAGCGCGATCTCAAGCGGGTGGTTTTCGGGCAGGACGATGCCATTGATACTCTGAGTCGGGCCATCCGCCGTGCCCGGGCCGGTCTCGGTCATCCGGAAAAGCCCGTCGGTTCCTTTCTCTTCACCGGGCCTACCGGAGTGGGCAAGACTGAGGTCGCCAAGCAGTTGGCGGCGCAGCTCGGCGTTGAATTTCTGCGCTTCGACATGAGCGAGTACATGGAGAAGCATTCGGTGTCGCGCCTGATCGGTGCACCGCCCGGCTACGTTGGGTTTGATCAGGGCGGGCTGTTGACTGATGCCGTGGTGAAAAACCCCTACGCGGTGCTGCTCCTCGATGAGATCGAGAAGGCGCATCCGGATTTGTTCAATATCCTGTTGCAGGTCATGGATCACGGCAGTCTCACCGATAACAACGGCAAAAAGGCCGATTTTCGCAATGTGGCGCTGATCATGACCAGCAACGTCGGCGCCCGCGAGATGAGCGCCAACCCCATCGGCTTTGGCGAGCGCGCCATGGGCGCTCCGCGCCAGGCGGTGGAGAAACATTTTTCGCCGGAATTCCGCAATCGCCTCGACGCGGTCATTTCCTTTCACAGCCTGGATCTGCCGATCATCGAAAAGGTGGTGGACAAGTTTGTCGGCGAGTTGCAGGATCGCCTCAAGGAACGCAATGTGAGGTTGACTCTGTCGCCCAAGGCGCGTACCCATCTGGCGCGTCGCGGCTATGATCCGGTGTTCGGCGCGCGACCCTTGGGACGCCTGATTCAGGCCGAGATCAGCGATATTATCGCCGATGAAATTCTTTTCGGCCGCCTGAGCAAGGGCGGACGGTTGAGCGTTGGTCTTAAAAACGAGCGGCTGACTTTCAGCTATTCCTGA
- a CDS encoding ATP-dependent Clp protease adaptor ClpS: MFKVLMHNDDYTTMEFVVTMLETVFRKSPAEANRIMLNIHYRGVGLCGYYPFDIAETKVNKVHAQAREAGHPLRCSLEES; encoded by the coding sequence CTGTTCAAGGTTCTGATGCACAACGACGACTACACCACCATGGAGTTTGTGGTCACCATGCTGGAGACGGTTTTTCGCAAATCGCCGGCCGAGGCTAATCGCATCATGCTCAACATTCATTATCGCGGCGTCGGACTCTGTGGCTACTATCCCTTCGATATCGCCGAAACCAAGGTGAACAAGGTGCATGCCCAGGCCCGGGAAGCAGGACATCCGCTCAGATGCAGTCTGGAAGAAAGCTGA
- a CDS encoding OmpA family protein, producing the protein MSYNSLRYFLLVTFFCLLVLAGCGKAPPRIEPIPLSKNPSEQIELLDADLVTARLKEIHILAPDSFAAAGAALNDARRGLEQGTGVAEILQRVALGRAHLERAQERAKVVQSILAAPLEARKLALQVGAVNFGEDYLGAETRLIQLNRAVENERIDWALKRSRAATEEFLALELRAIKHNALSDARELIQEAQALRAANVAPESLARAEQALSEAETYISDNRYEAQQIGEKAARAGFEARRLLHITQHSRSVREMPSEQVVLWIEALLRLPARQLSDEDWRDLPFPEQSKALVAGIESLQKGQEAQRFQIEAARRQIVSLEDQTREEQAAKELYIWEQRAAKEKLERERRLQQVFQEVQASFTSEEAEVYKQGNHIVLRLRSIDFPVGQAIIEPANYPLLGKVRRAIQRFGEPAVTIEGHTDSTGSDEINARLSQQRAEAVRQFFVANDALASEKVLAVGYGSRRPLALNTTAEGRAINRRIDVIISPQMQNGL; encoded by the coding sequence ATGAGCTATAATTCCCTTCGGTATTTCCTTTTGGTGACCTTTTTCTGCCTGCTTGTGCTTGCGGGCTGCGGAAAGGCACCGCCGCGGATCGAGCCGATCCCGCTGAGCAAAAACCCCAGCGAGCAGATCGAGTTGCTCGACGCCGACCTGGTCACCGCGCGCCTCAAGGAAATTCACATCCTGGCGCCGGATTCCTTTGCCGCTGCCGGGGCGGCGCTGAACGATGCCCGCCGAGGTCTGGAGCAAGGCACCGGAGTCGCTGAAATCCTGCAACGGGTCGCTCTCGGACGCGCCCACCTCGAACGGGCGCAAGAACGGGCCAAGGTGGTGCAATCCATTCTCGCCGCGCCCCTGGAAGCACGCAAGCTCGCTCTGCAAGTCGGAGCGGTCAATTTTGGCGAGGACTACCTGGGGGCGGAAACACGGCTCATTCAACTCAACCGCGCCGTAGAGAACGAGCGTATTGATTGGGCCCTGAAGCGCAGCCGTGCGGCAACCGAAGAATTTCTCGCCCTGGAATTGCGCGCCATCAAGCATAACGCCCTGAGTGACGCGCGCGAACTGATCCAAGAAGCGCAGGCACTACGTGCGGCCAACGTCGCCCCGGAAAGCCTGGCCCGTGCCGAACAGGCACTCAGCGAGGCGGAAACCTACATCAGCGACAACCGCTACGAGGCGCAACAGATTGGTGAAAAAGCGGCTCGGGCCGGCTTCGAAGCACGCCGCCTGCTGCATATCACCCAACACAGCCGCAGCGTTCGTGAAATGCCCTCCGAGCAGGTCGTATTATGGATCGAGGCATTGCTGCGCCTGCCCGCCCGGCAACTCAGCGATGAAGACTGGCGCGACCTGCCCTTCCCCGAGCAGTCCAAGGCACTGGTTGCGGGCATCGAAAGCCTGCAGAAGGGTCAGGAGGCCCAGCGCTTCCAGATCGAGGCAGCGCGCCGCCAGATCGTTTCCCTTGAAGACCAGACCCGGGAAGAGCAGGCGGCCAAGGAACTCTATATTTGGGAACAACGAGCAGCCAAGGAAAAGCTTGAGAGAGAAAGGCGCTTGCAGCAGGTTTTCCAAGAGGTGCAAGCCTCCTTCACCAGCGAGGAAGCCGAGGTTTACAAACAGGGCAACCATATCGTGCTGCGCCTGCGCAGCATTGATTTTCCGGTGGGCCAAGCCATTATTGAGCCCGCCAATTATCCCCTGCTCGGCAAGGTGCGGCGAGCCATTCAGCGCTTCGGCGAGCCTGCGGTGACCATTGAAGGACATACCGACAGCACCGGATCAGATGAGATCAATGCCCGACTGTCGCAACAGCGTGCCGAGGCGGTGCGCCAGTTCTTTGTCGCCAACGATGCCCTGGCATCCGAAAAGGTTCTGGCGGTCGGCTACGGTTCACGGCGTCCCCTGGCCCTCAATACCACTGCGGAGGGGCGCGCCATCAACCGCCGGATCGACGTTATCATCAGCCCGCAGATGCAAAACGGACTGTAG
- a CDS encoding nucleotidyltransferase family protein — protein sequence MLKMSARPDRAVGLITEYNPFHNGHLHHLQESRRVSGAEVAVAVMSGHFLQRGEPALVDKWVRTEMALRAGVDVVVELPFPWACSSAPDFAQGAVRALDALGRVDCLCFGSETGNLDALQACADLLCEHEQMVGAATEKLLRSGVSYPEARGRLLAAESGLQLSAAALAQPNNILGIEYLRALRLQQSTLKPFTVQRIGAGFHEVDVAEGEIASATGIRRGLAEGREIASYLPQPASGPLFEALALGRGVDAEHHTRLLLGRIFHGAAALRQVFLVADGIESRLLSAADKAADYEDLVSTVKARQFTRTRIQRMLAYILNDVHAEQVRTLMPAGPRYLHLLGASERGRVFLGACRRHLKLPLVSNFSRIYAILKRHYGENSENYRLALIQLDLELRTTRTFTLLMHRWNGGNRNRDFFETLKSP from the coding sequence ATGCTGAAAATGTCTGCTCGCCCCGACCGCGCCGTCGGCCTGATCACCGAATATAACCCATTCCATAACGGCCATCTGCACCATTTGCAGGAAAGCCGCCGGGTGTCGGGTGCCGAAGTGGCCGTGGCGGTGATGAGTGGACATTTTCTGCAGCGGGGCGAACCGGCTCTGGTCGACAAGTGGGTGCGCACCGAAATGGCGTTGCGCGCCGGCGTCGATGTCGTGGTGGAGCTGCCTTTCCCCTGGGCGTGCAGCAGTGCCCCCGATTTTGCGCAGGGTGCGGTACGGGCCCTTGACGCCCTGGGGCGGGTGGATTGTCTGTGCTTTGGCAGCGAAACAGGCAATTTGGACGCCCTGCAAGCCTGCGCCGATCTGCTCTGTGAGCATGAACAGATGGTGGGGGCGGCCACGGAAAAACTGTTGCGCAGCGGGGTCAGTTATCCTGAGGCGCGGGGCCGGTTGCTTGCGGCTGAGTCCGGACTTCAGTTGAGTGCCGCGGCTCTGGCCCAGCCCAACAATATTCTCGGCATTGAATATCTGCGGGCTTTGCGTTTGCAGCAAAGCACCCTGAAGCCTTTTACCGTGCAGCGTATTGGTGCCGGATTTCACGAGGTTGACGTGGCTGAGGGGGAAATCGCCAGCGCCACAGGGATTCGTCGTGGTCTGGCTGAGGGTCGCGAAATTGCTTCTTATCTGCCCCAGCCCGCCTCAGGCCCGCTGTTTGAGGCTCTGGCTCTGGGGCGAGGCGTCGACGCCGAGCATCACACGCGCTTGCTGCTGGGGCGGATTTTTCATGGTGCCGCAGCTTTGCGTCAGGTTTTTCTGGTCGCCGATGGCATTGAAAGCCGTCTGCTGAGCGCCGCCGACAAGGCCGCTGACTATGAGGATCTGGTCTCGACGGTCAAGGCGCGTCAATTCACTCGAACCCGTATTCAGCGCATGCTCGCTTACATTCTCAACGACGTTCACGCCGAACAGGTGCGGACCTTGATGCCGGCCGGTCCCCGTTATCTGCATCTGTTGGGCGCAAGCGAACGGGGACGTGTGTTTCTTGGGGCCTGCCGCCGGCATCTAAAGCTGCCCCTGGTCAGCAATTTTTCGCGTATCTACGCCATCCTCAAACGTCACTATGGAGAAAATAGCGAAAATTACCGCCTTGCCTTGATTCAGCTTGATCTGGAACTGCGCACGACCCGGACTTTCACGTTGCTCATGCATCGTTGGAACGGTGGCAACCGAAATCGCGATTTTTTCGAGACCCTCAAAAGCCCATAG
- a CDS encoding desulfoferrodoxin FeS4 iron-binding domain-containing protein: MGNEGKKFKCEICGNVVQLLVDGGGELVCCGEPMEEMAE; encoded by the coding sequence ATGGGTAACGAAGGCAAAAAGTTCAAGTGCGAAATCTGTGGCAACGTTGTGCAATTGCTGGTCGACGGTGGCGGTGAGCTGGTCTGCTGTGGGGAGCCGATGGAGGAGATGGCCGAATAG
- a CDS encoding ferritin family protein, whose protein sequence is MPDFGHPFSGLKNDRMVTHAELVRAIRFMVAAEYEAIQLYMQLAESTDNTLAQQVLVDIANEERVHAGEFLRLLKELDPEEEIFYQQGAAEVEEEFLGGATDEPQAVAGKAPTGSATAIGLNIGSLKR, encoded by the coding sequence ATGCCGGATTTTGGTCATCCTTTCAGTGGCTTGAAAAACGACCGCATGGTCACCCACGCAGAACTGGTGCGCGCCATCCGCTTCATGGTGGCGGCAGAATACGAGGCAATTCAGCTTTACATGCAATTGGCCGAATCGACAGACAACACCCTGGCGCAACAGGTGCTGGTAGACATCGCCAACGAGGAGCGGGTTCACGCCGGGGAGTTTCTGCGCCTGCTCAAAGAGCTCGACCCTGAGGAAGAGATTTTTTACCAGCAAGGAGCCGCGGAAGTCGAAGAGGAATTTCTCGGCGGCGCAACCGACGAGCCCCAGGCTGTTGCGGGAAAAGCGCCTACCGGTTCGGCAACGGCCATCGGTCTAAATATCGGCAGCCTCAAAAGATAA
- a CDS encoding family 1 encapsulin nanocompartment shell protein: MDLLRRELAPITPKAWAEIDTMAREALAANLSARKFVDVDGPHGIDHPCVNLGRLTVPSGQKAEGVRFGVHQVLPLVEARVSFVLKQWELDNIERGAKDIQLDALVKAARTIAAFEEEAVFKGFDEACIKGLHSEVQAPQVPLELDMDALVDAISEGQARLLREGVEGPADLVVNPEVWKFLARSTPGGTLRSLLEKQLGGAVIYSNAVQGVLLAAARGGDFELTLGQDFAIGYHHHTAEEIHLFMTESFTFRVITPEALVGFEVKKKAKK; encoded by the coding sequence ATGGATCTGCTCAGACGTGAACTGGCCCCCATCACCCCCAAAGCTTGGGCGGAAATCGATACCATGGCGCGCGAAGCCTTGGCCGCCAATCTCTCGGCACGCAAATTCGTCGATGTCGACGGCCCCCACGGCATCGATCATCCCTGCGTCAACCTCGGACGACTGACCGTGCCGTCTGGACAAAAAGCCGAGGGGGTCCGTTTCGGCGTACACCAGGTGTTGCCCCTGGTGGAGGCGCGGGTGAGCTTTGTGCTCAAGCAGTGGGAACTCGACAATATCGAGCGCGGCGCGAAAGATATCCAGCTTGACGCCCTGGTGAAGGCCGCGCGCACAATCGCCGCGTTTGAAGAAGAAGCGGTGTTCAAGGGCTTTGATGAGGCCTGCATCAAGGGTCTGCACAGCGAGGTACAAGCCCCGCAGGTGCCCCTGGAACTGGACATGGATGCGCTGGTCGACGCGATTTCCGAAGGACAGGCGCGCCTGCTGCGCGAAGGCGTCGAAGGCCCCGCCGATCTGGTGGTCAACCCGGAGGTTTGGAAGTTTCTCGCCCGCAGTACCCCCGGCGGCACCCTGCGCAGCCTGCTGGAAAAACAGCTCGGCGGCGCCGTCATTTATTCCAACGCGGTGCAGGGCGTGCTGCTGGCAGCGGCGCGCGGCGGCGATTTCGAGCTGACTCTCGGCCAGGATTTCGCCATCGGCTACCACCACCACACGGCTGAAGAGATTCACCTCTTCATGACCGAATCCTTCACCTTCCGCGTCATCACCCCCGAGGCGCTGGTTGGATTTGAGGTGAAGAAGAAGGCGAAGAAATAG
- the sfsA gene encoding DNA/RNA nuclease SfsA, producing the protein MKLPRPLLEGVLVRRYQRFLADVRLSDGSLVTAHTPNTGSMKQCAVPGHRVLLSRSDNPVRKLAYTLELIEVGGYWVDTHTQRSNRVVEEALKSGVIAELQGFEVRREVRFGASRMDFLLENESEKVLLEVKNVTLCCRPGVACFPDAVTLRGQRHLQELHTSLEQGYRAVIFFLVQRGEATAFTPADEIDPVYGRLLREVCAAGVEALAYRTQVTTCDNRIGGKLPVVL; encoded by the coding sequence ATGAAACTGCCAAGACCGCTGCTTGAGGGGGTACTGGTGCGCCGTTATCAGCGCTTTCTTGCCGACGTGCGCCTGTCCGACGGCAGCCTGGTTACCGCTCACACCCCCAACACCGGGAGCATGAAACAGTGCGCGGTGCCCGGCCACCGCGTGCTTCTCTCACGCAGCGACAATCCCGTGCGCAAACTCGCTTATACGCTGGAACTCATCGAGGTCGGCGGCTATTGGGTGGATACCCACACCCAGCGCAGCAATCGGGTGGTGGAAGAGGCGCTCAAAAGCGGTGTTATTGCCGAGTTGCAGGGTTTCGAGGTGCGGCGCGAAGTGCGCTTCGGCGCCAGCCGCATGGATTTTCTGCTGGAAAATGAGAGCGAGAAGGTTCTGCTCGAAGTCAAAAACGTTACCCTTTGCTGTCGGCCTGGGGTGGCCTGTTTCCCTGATGCCGTGACCCTGCGCGGGCAAAGGCATCTGCAGGAATTGCACACCTCTCTGGAACAAGGCTACCGGGCCGTGATCTTTTTTCTGGTGCAGCGTGGTGAAGCCACGGCCTTTACCCCAGCCGATGAAATTGACCCCGTCTACGGTCGTCTGTTGCGCGAGGTGTGTGCTGCGGGCGTCGAGGCGCTCGCCTATCGCACGCAGGTGACGACCTGCGACAATCGCATTGGGGGGAAGCTGCCTGTGGTGCTTTGA
- the serB gene encoding phosphoserine phosphatase SerB: MNQPMILITMTGADRPGIIAAMTGQIAAAGARIRDIEQTVTHTLLSLSVVIDFPPGDSNQKPLIKDLLFLAKEWGLDLDFQVLDEQDYRRRTGRNSYVVTILGGEVNALALAGISALLAADQVNIERISKLTQGQLRCVELLINVPLGLDVKGLSRKLLSAGAELGVDIAVQKESLNRRAKRLVVMDMDSTLIQIEVIDELARLAGVGAQVAEITHRAMNGELDFQSALRERVALLVGLPATALEEVYRTIPFTPGAKTLVRILKRLGFRTAVISGGFTFFTDRLKEELGLDYAFANGLEIADGKVSGRITGAVVDGARKAQLLEEIARREGIALDQTIAIGDGANDLPMLGRAGLGIAFNAKARVREEADTHINQQSLDSILYLLGLSEWEMAELDA, encoded by the coding sequence ATGAACCAGCCAATGATTCTGATTACCATGACCGGAGCCGATCGGCCCGGCATTATTGCCGCTATGACCGGACAGATCGCCGCGGCCGGCGCGCGCATTCGCGACATCGAGCAGACCGTGACTCACACGCTGCTCTCCCTGTCGGTGGTCATCGATTTTCCGCCCGGTGACAGCAACCAGAAGCCGCTCATCAAGGACTTGCTGTTTCTCGCCAAGGAATGGGGGCTGGATCTCGATTTCCAGGTGCTTGACGAACAGGATTATCGACGGCGCACGGGGCGCAATTCCTATGTGGTCACTATCCTGGGCGGCGAGGTCAATGCTCTGGCCCTGGCGGGGATTTCGGCTCTTCTGGCCGCCGATCAGGTGAACATCGAGCGCATCTCAAAGCTGACTCAAGGCCAACTGCGTTGCGTCGAGCTGCTCATCAATGTTCCCCTGGGTTTGGATGTCAAGGGGCTGAGCCGCAAGTTGCTGTCTGCAGGAGCCGAACTTGGTGTTGATATCGCGGTGCAGAAAGAAAGTCTCAACCGCCGCGCCAAGCGCCTGGTGGTCATGGATATGGATTCTACACTGATCCAGATCGAAGTGATCGACGAGCTGGCGCGCCTGGCCGGCGTCGGCGCGCAGGTTGCGGAAATCACTCACCGGGCAATGAACGGCGAACTCGACTTCCAGAGCGCATTGCGCGAGCGCGTCGCGCTGCTTGTGGGCCTGCCGGCCACCGCCCTGGAAGAGGTGTATCGCACAATCCCCTTTACTCCCGGGGCCAAAACCCTGGTGCGGATTCTCAAGCGCCTGGGTTTTCGTACCGCGGTCATTTCCGGCGGCTTTACTTTTTTCACCGATCGGCTGAAAGAGGAACTCGGCCTTGATTATGCCTTTGCCAACGGGCTGGAGATTGCCGACGGCAAGGTCAGCGGGCGGATCACCGGGGCGGTGGTGGATGGTGCGCGCAAGGCGCAGCTGCTGGAAGAAATCGCCCGGCGCGAGGGCATCGCCCTGGATCAGACCATCGCCATCGGCGACGGAGCCAACGACCTGCCCATGCTCGGCCGCGCCGGGTTGGGCATCGCGTTCAACGCCAAGGCGCGGGTGCGTGAAGAAGCCGACACCCACATCAATCAGCAAAGTCTCGATTCCATCCTCTACCTGCTTGGCCTCTCCGAGTGGGAGATGGCCGAGCTCGACGCATGA
- a CDS encoding ferritin family protein, translating to MPQEYKMKDALKMAIFAKKNLMDFYRQAAAVTENENGKKVLTRLADEVQENAQKFYSHYKWDDLDSFESLMAAPPKSDSVMLMELKKALDKNVHERKARELALREQEDMEKTFLLAASHIVDPQVRAVFTEVARDARNHFEVIESEYARTMAMVHETDIDTYVRE from the coding sequence ATGCCACAGGAATACAAGATGAAGGACGCCCTGAAAATGGCGATTTTTGCCAAAAAGAACCTCATGGATTTTTACCGGCAGGCGGCAGCCGTGACGGAAAACGAAAACGGCAAAAAAGTTTTGACGCGTCTCGCCGACGAGGTGCAGGAGAACGCCCAAAAATTTTACAGCCATTACAAATGGGACGATCTCGACAGCTTTGAGAGCCTGATGGCAGCTCCGCCCAAGTCGGATTCGGTCATGCTCATGGAGTTGAAAAAAGCCCTCGACAAAAATGTGCACGAACGCAAGGCCCGTGAATTGGCGCTCAGGGAGCAGGAAGACATGGAGAAGACGTTCCTGCTGGCTGCATCGCACATCGTCGATCCGCAAGTGCGGGCCGTTTTCACTGAGGTCGCTCGCGATGCCCGCAATCATTTTGAGGTCATCGAATCGGAATACGCGCGCACCATGGCCATGGTGCATGAAACCGATATTGATACCTACGTGCGCGAATAG
- a CDS encoding nucleoside phosphorylase, producing the protein MSDGSSKYHIGFGLSDLGPQPPTLALLCGDPERAYRIATAAPEIVLEKKLSARRGLSSYLLVLPDGRRILSATSGMGAPSLSIVVNELFAVGIREIIRVGTCGSLQDDVKVGSVVISRAALCRQGAADDIAPPEYPAAADPFLTLRLVEAARELDIPWHLGVTASVDTFYEGQERTLSSSNPHLLRHLRGINEEYRRLGILNYEMEAGTLFKMAGVYGFAAACVCAVLANRAAGEEVALDLKAQAEADAIRLALRAAGLPAAYLVDQK; encoded by the coding sequence ATGAGTGACGGGTCCAGCAAATACCACATCGGCTTCGGACTTTCCGATCTCGGCCCGCAGCCACCGACCCTGGCTCTGCTGTGCGGCGATCCGGAGCGTGCCTACCGCATCGCCACGGCGGCACCGGAGATCGTTCTGGAGAAAAAACTCTCCGCCCGACGTGGCTTGTCAAGTTATCTCCTCGTCTTGCCTGACGGCCGCCGCATCCTTTCGGCAACCAGCGGCATGGGGGCACCCTCGCTGTCCATCGTCGTCAATGAGCTCTTTGCCGTGGGCATCCGGGAAATCATCCGGGTGGGCACTTGCGGTTCCCTGCAGGACGACGTCAAGGTCGGCAGCGTGGTCATTTCGCGCGCCGCTCTCTGTCGCCAGGGGGCCGCCGACGACATCGCTCCACCGGAATACCCGGCCGCCGCCGATCCTTTTCTCACTCTGCGACTGGTCGAGGCCGCGCGTGAACTCGACATTCCCTGGCATCTCGGCGTAACCGCCTCGGTGGACACCTTCTACGAGGGGCAGGAGCGCACTCTTTCGTCAAGCAATCCCCATCTGCTGCGCCACCTACGCGGTATCAACGAGGAGTATCGTCGCCTCGGCATTCTCAACTATGAGATGGAGGCCGGAACCCTGTTCAAGATGGCCGGGGTGTATGGATTCGCTGCGGCCTGTGTCTGCGCCGTTCTGGCGAATCGTGCCGCGGGCGAAGAGGTGGCCCTCGACCTCAAGGCGCAGGCCGAAGCCGATGCCATCCGCCTGGCATTGCGCGCCGCAGGCTTGCCTGCGGCGTATCTGGTAGACCAAAAATGA
- the cdd gene encoding cytidine deaminase, translating to MADISASLQKLEAAARAAAQHSYSPYSSFPVGAAVLTEDGKIFSGCNVENASFGLTLCAERVALFSAVAAGLRHFKILLLYTPTPRPCLPCGACRQVLREFVQDVRVICLCDGPERLDLTLDILLPHAFEPSALHLREQTP from the coding sequence ATGGCGGACATCAGCGCATCACTGCAAAAATTGGAAGCCGCCGCGCGTGCCGCGGCACAGCACAGTTATTCGCCCTATAGCTCTTTTCCTGTCGGGGCGGCGGTCCTGACTGAAGATGGCAAGATCTTTTCCGGCTGTAATGTTGAAAACGCCTCCTTCGGCCTGACTCTGTGCGCGGAGCGCGTTGCCCTTTTCAGCGCGGTGGCGGCGGGCTTGCGACACTTCAAGATATTGCTGCTCTATACGCCGACGCCAAGGCCCTGTCTACCCTGCGGCGCTTGTCGTCAGGTATTGCGGGAGTTCGTTCAGGATGTCCGGGTGATCTGTCTTTGTGACGGACCGGAGCGGCTAGACTTGACCCTCGATATTCTCCTGCCGCATGCTTTCGAGCCCTCGGCGCTTCATCTTCGGGAGCAGACACCATGA